The Akkermansia sp. N21116 genome includes a region encoding these proteins:
- a CDS encoding DMT family protein, translated as MRSIPDHPRIDESRELRNVFAAVPHCDDSAMKILYSLILLVISNGLMTLAWYGHLKQNSKFSDKSLLVVLLISWGIAFFEYCFMIPANRLGHSAGMSLAQLKIAQEVITIAIFIPFALFYMGEKWKMDYLWAFLCMLGAVFFVNRESLMS; from the coding sequence ATGCGCTCGATCCCAGATCATCCAAGGATTGACGAAAGCCGGGAATTGCGTAACGTTTTTGCCGCCGTCCCTCATTGTGACGATTCTGCCATGAAGATTTTGTACTCGCTTATCCTGCTTGTGATATCCAACGGGTTGATGACCCTTGCATGGTACGGGCATCTGAAGCAGAACAGTAAATTCAGCGATAAATCCTTGTTGGTCGTGCTGCTGATTAGCTGGGGTATCGCCTTTTTCGAGTATTGCTTCATGATCCCCGCCAACAGATTGGGGCATTCCGCCGGAATGTCGCTGGCCCAGTTGAAAATTGCCCAGGAAGTAATTACGATTGCTATCTTCATTCCGTTCGCCCTGTTTTACATGGGGGAAAAATGGAAGATGGACTACTTGTGGGCTTTCCTGTGCATGCTGGGTGCCGTTTTTTTCGTCAACAGGGAAAGCCTGATGTCCTGA
- a CDS encoding 2-isopropylmalate synthase: MSEQVYFFDTTLRDGEQCPGASMNLRQKLEVARQLERLGVDIIEAGFPCISDGDFEAVSTIASEIKNCRIAGLARCVKSDIEAAARALAPAGDRARIHVFLATSKLHRDFKLKKAADEILKLAEEGVAYAKSFVQDVEFSPEDASRTELPFLAKVVEGVIRAGATTVNIPDTVGYTTPDEFYNIIRYLKENVPNIDDAVIAVHCHNDLGLATANSLAAIKAGARQVEGTINGIGERAGNVALEEVAMALMTRKGVFGDFSCNLNTREIVKTSRIVSRMSGLQVQRSKAIVGENAFAHSSGIHQHGILNNRETYEIIDPQVVGWGATELPLTKHSGRAAVQAKLKQLGHVLSDEEMMVVFERFKKLGDSKKFVYDDDLSAIVDTSLHESLGLWQLDFIQFVAGSHARATATIGLVKEGRKFVDSAIGNGAVDAAFRAIERITKCKGKLVDYSVNAASEGKDALGEVTVHVDFGSGTPLVGKGASTDIIEGSARAFLNALNRSIQLETNPPVKNLDGGDACGI, from the coding sequence ATGTCTGAACAAGTATATTTCTTTGACACCACTTTACGCGACGGAGAACAATGTCCGGGAGCTTCCATGAATCTCCGGCAGAAACTCGAAGTGGCCCGTCAGCTAGAAAGACTGGGCGTGGATATTATCGAGGCCGGTTTCCCCTGCATTTCCGACGGCGACTTCGAAGCTGTCAGTACGATTGCTTCGGAAATTAAAAACTGCCGTATTGCCGGGTTGGCCCGTTGCGTGAAATCCGACATTGAGGCGGCAGCCAGGGCTTTGGCTCCGGCGGGCGACCGGGCCCGTATTCATGTGTTTCTGGCGACGAGCAAACTGCACCGCGATTTCAAGCTGAAGAAGGCGGCGGATGAAATCCTGAAGCTGGCCGAGGAAGGGGTCGCCTATGCCAAGAGCTTTGTGCAAGACGTTGAGTTTTCTCCTGAAGATGCCAGCCGGACTGAACTTCCTTTCCTGGCCAAGGTTGTCGAGGGAGTCATCCGTGCTGGAGCCACGACGGTGAACATTCCCGATACGGTCGGGTACACGACTCCGGACGAATTTTACAACATCATACGCTATCTGAAGGAAAACGTGCCGAACATTGACGACGCCGTCATAGCCGTCCACTGTCACAACGACCTCGGTCTGGCTACTGCCAATTCGCTGGCTGCCATCAAGGCCGGAGCCCGCCAGGTCGAAGGAACGATCAACGGTATCGGCGAACGCGCCGGCAATGTCGCTCTGGAAGAAGTGGCGATGGCGCTGATGACCCGCAAGGGCGTGTTCGGCGATTTCTCCTGCAATTTGAATACGCGTGAAATCGTCAAGACCTCGCGCATCGTCTCCCGCATGAGCGGCCTGCAGGTGCAACGTTCGAAGGCTATTGTCGGTGAAAACGCATTTGCCCATTCGTCCGGCATCCACCAGCACGGAATTCTGAACAACAGGGAAACGTATGAGATCATCGATCCCCAGGTTGTCGGCTGGGGCGCTACGGAATTGCCCTTGACCAAACATTCGGGACGCGCTGCCGTCCAGGCCAAGCTGAAGCAGCTCGGGCACGTCCTCAGCGACGAGGAAATGATGGTCGTGTTTGAACGGTTCAAGAAGCTGGGCGATTCCAAGAAGTTCGTTTACGACGACGATTTGTCCGCTATTGTGGATACCTCCCTGCATGAAAGCCTCGGTTTGTGGCAGTTGGATTTCATCCAGTTTGTCGCCGGCAGCCATGCCCGGGCGACGGCGACGATCGGCCTCGTCAAGGAAGGCCGCAAGTTTGTGGATTCCGCCATCGGCAATGGCGCCGTCGACGCTGCTTTCAGGGCGATTGAACGCATAACGAAATGCAAGGGCAAGCTGGTAGACTATTCCGTCAATGCGGCTTCCGAAGGCAAGGATGCCTTGGGCGAAGTCACGGTTCATGTCGATTTCGGCAGTGGAACGCCTCTTGTCGGCAAGGGGGCCTCAACGGACATTATCGAAGGTTCCGCCCGCGCTTTCCTCAATGCTCTGAACCGTTCTATCCAGTTGGAAACGAATCCTCCGGTGAAGAACCTGGATGGCGGCGATGCGTGCGGGATTTGA